In the genome of Paenibacillus sp. FSL R5-0766, one region contains:
- a CDS encoding alpha-glycosidase, protein MLLEAMYHVPRDKWAYAYNSSTIHLRVRTKRNDVQYVTALTGDKYDWNGTYKEIQLEKAASDNMFDYWEAAVKPQFKRLTYIFRITAGSEDVFLADNGIHYETPYPTGGYYEFSYIHEIDVFKVPEWAKEAVFYQIMTERFANGDPKLNPKETHDWGGKPELDNYFGGDLQGVLDHLYDLTELGVNAIYFTPLFQANSYHKYDTIDYKKVDPHFGDNALLKQLTEECHRLGIRVMLDAVFNHCSEDFPPFQDVLQNGKNSKYADWFHINEYPVQIKDGIPTYDTFGFYGNMPKFNTANPEVKAYLLDVAEYWIKEIKLDGWRLDVANEVDNHFWRDFRKVVKAANPEAYIVGEVWSDSLTWLMGDQFDSVMNYPFADKVLQFFCGSMDGYNFANEMGSLIMRYPQQTNEVIFNMLCSHDTPRLLTRLGEDKRRLKLSVVFLFTYIGTPCIFYGDEVGISGDADPDCRKCMEWDPAKQDRELYDFYRLMIDLRKSNEALRKGRFRFLKADHNDPCIVYERADDNLHFTVWMNNTPQDRTLSHPMETKDWKDALTEEPVFPADGMMNIKLDPYGYRILYRQLDPTTIQHG, encoded by the coding sequence ATGCTGCTCGAAGCCATGTATCATGTTCCTCGTGACAAGTGGGCTTATGCCTATAATTCGTCTACCATACATCTGCGCGTACGAACCAAACGTAATGATGTGCAATATGTGACCGCACTGACCGGAGATAAGTACGATTGGAATGGAACGTACAAGGAAATTCAATTGGAGAAGGCTGCTTCGGATAATATGTTTGATTATTGGGAGGCTGCCGTCAAGCCACAATTCAAACGTCTCACTTATATATTTCGGATAACTGCCGGTTCAGAAGATGTTTTTCTAGCGGATAATGGCATTCATTATGAGACCCCCTATCCAACTGGAGGATATTATGAGTTCTCGTATATACATGAAATTGATGTGTTTAAGGTGCCCGAGTGGGCCAAAGAAGCCGTCTTTTATCAGATCATGACGGAACGGTTTGCTAATGGAGATCCCAAGCTGAATCCTAAAGAAACGCATGACTGGGGTGGCAAACCTGAGTTGGACAATTATTTTGGTGGAGATCTGCAAGGTGTACTGGATCATCTGTATGACCTAACTGAACTTGGCGTGAACGCCATTTACTTTACCCCGTTATTCCAGGCCAATTCCTACCACAAATACGACACGATTGATTATAAAAAAGTCGACCCCCATTTCGGTGATAATGCCCTGCTTAAACAATTGACAGAAGAATGTCATCGCCTGGGTATACGTGTCATGCTTGACGCGGTGTTTAACCATTGCAGCGAAGACTTCCCTCCTTTTCAAGACGTTCTCCAGAATGGAAAAAACTCTAAGTATGCCGACTGGTTCCACATCAATGAATATCCGGTTCAGATCAAGGATGGTATACCAACCTACGATACATTTGGGTTCTATGGCAACATGCCCAAGTTCAATACAGCCAACCCTGAGGTTAAGGCATATCTACTCGATGTAGCTGAGTACTGGATCAAGGAAATCAAGCTGGATGGGTGGCGTCTGGATGTAGCAAATGAGGTGGATAACCATTTCTGGCGTGATTTTCGCAAGGTTGTTAAGGCAGCGAATCCGGAAGCCTATATTGTTGGTGAAGTATGGAGCGACTCCTTGACCTGGCTCATGGGGGATCAATTCGATTCCGTCATGAATTATCCATTTGCCGACAAAGTGCTCCAGTTCTTCTGCGGTTCAATGGATGGGTATAACTTTGCCAACGAGATGGGTTCACTGATTATGCGCTATCCGCAACAAACCAACGAAGTGATCTTTAATATGCTGTGCAGCCACGATACCCCACGATTGCTTACCCGGTTAGGAGAAGACAAACGCCGTTTAAAATTGTCGGTTGTATTTCTTTTCACCTATATCGGCACACCTTGTATTTTCTACGGCGATGAGGTGGGAATTAGTGGTGATGCTGACCCGGATTGTCGAAAATGTATGGAATGGGACCCGGCCAAGCAAGACAGAGAATTGTATGATTTCTATCGCCTGATGATCGATTTACGCAAAAGTAATGAAGCCCTGCGCAAAGGACGCTTCCGATTCCTCAAGGCTGACCACAATGATCCCTGTATCGTGTACGAGCGTGCGGATGACAACCTTCACTTTACCGTATGGATGAACAATACACCTCAAGATCGAACGCTTTCTCATCCTATGGAAACCAAAGACTGGAAAGATGCATTAACTGAAGAGCCTGTGTTTCCAGCCGATGGAATGATGAATATTAAGCTTGACCCCTATGGGTACCGCATTTTGTATAGACAGCTTGATCCTACAACCATCCAACACGGCTGA
- the glgA gene encoding glycogen synthase GlgA: MNILFAAAEVHPFIKTGGLADVIGALPFALKKSGADVRVIMPKYKGIPDEYKDALQSVITTDVPLGWRRPYCGIEMLVHDGIPVYFVDNEYYFGRDGVYGYMDDGERFAFFNRAVLEVLPQIEFKPDVLHSHDWHAGMIPLVLEAHYRHDPFYSDIRTVFTIHNLLYQGVFPHELFSDILELDDRYFTVDGAEYYGNVNFLKAGIVYADHVTTVSPTYAQEVKTSYYGYGLDGLLSSLGDRFSGIVNGIDTKSYNPATDTKIPVKYRTSLSKKTENKIELQKELGLPVRPDVPLMVMVTRLVDSKGLDLVCRILDELLYYDDIQFAVLGTGEQAYEHWFREAANRYPLKMSAQIKFNDGLSRRFYAGSDIFLMPSRFEPCGISQLLALRYGSVPLVRETGGLNDTVQAYNEFTGEGNGFSFTSFNAHDMMNTIRRAEEIYKQPEHWKKIVKNAMGGEYSWNVSAEEYMDIYRRITLDPVN; this comes from the coding sequence ATGAATATTCTATTTGCTGCTGCTGAAGTACATCCATTTATCAAAACAGGAGGCCTTGCTGACGTAATCGGTGCTCTCCCGTTTGCATTGAAGAAGAGCGGGGCAGATGTGCGGGTGATTATGCCTAAGTACAAGGGGATTCCCGATGAGTATAAAGACGCGTTACAGTCCGTAATTACAACGGATGTGCCTCTTGGCTGGCGCAGACCCTATTGTGGAATAGAAATGCTGGTCCATGATGGGATTCCAGTCTATTTTGTGGATAATGAGTATTATTTTGGGCGTGATGGAGTGTACGGTTACATGGATGATGGCGAGCGTTTCGCCTTCTTCAACCGTGCAGTTCTCGAAGTGTTGCCACAGATTGAGTTCAAGCCTGACGTGCTGCACAGTCATGACTGGCATGCAGGAATGATTCCTTTGGTGCTTGAAGCACACTACAGACACGATCCATTCTACAGTGATATTCGTACGGTATTCACCATACATAACTTGTTGTATCAAGGGGTATTCCCGCATGAGTTATTCAGTGATATCCTTGAGCTGGACGATCGATATTTCACCGTGGATGGAGCCGAGTATTACGGTAATGTCAACTTCCTGAAGGCTGGAATTGTCTACGCTGACCATGTAACAACCGTTAGTCCAACTTACGCACAGGAAGTGAAAACATCTTATTACGGATACGGTCTGGACGGACTGCTTAGTTCACTTGGAGATCGATTCAGCGGGATTGTAAATGGCATTGATACCAAGAGCTACAATCCGGCTACAGACACCAAGATCCCGGTGAAATACAGAACAAGTCTGTCCAAGAAAACGGAAAACAAAATTGAGCTGCAAAAGGAACTTGGCTTGCCTGTTCGACCTGATGTACCCCTTATGGTCATGGTCACAAGGCTTGTGGATTCCAAAGGACTTGATCTGGTCTGTCGTATCCTGGATGAATTGTTGTATTATGATGACATTCAATTCGCGGTACTGGGGACAGGAGAGCAGGCGTATGAACACTGGTTCCGTGAAGCCGCGAATCGTTATCCACTTAAAATGTCTGCACAGATTAAGTTCAACGACGGGTTATCCCGTCGGTTCTATGCAGGCAGTGATATCTTCCTGATGCCATCCAGATTCGAGCCGTGTGGTATTAGTCAGCTGCTGGCTCTGCGGTACGGTAGTGTGCCTCTCGTAAGGGAAACAGGCGGTCTGAACGATACTGTACAGGCATATAACGAGTTTACTGGAGAAGGGAATGGTTTCTCATTCACAAGCTTTAATGCACATGACATGATGAATACCATTCGGCGTGCTGAGGAGATCTACAAACAGCCAGAACACTGGAAGAAAATTGTGAAGAATGCAATGGGTGGAGAATACAGCTGGAACGTCTCTGCTGAAGAATATATGGACATTTATCGTCGGATCACACTTGACCCTGTAAACTGA
- the glgB gene encoding 1,4-alpha-glucan branching protein GlgB: MAIQPLAHPDILPEHIYLFHEGNLHHSYRILGAQPEICDGRQGYRFTVWAPNAAEVGLALDRNGWKGEKEPLYKIPESGFWSRFFPEISEGTLYKFRILTEDGTELLKADPYAFHAEVRPQTASVTSSIEGYKWNDGAWRRKQRGLYNKPLHIYEMHMGTWKRKEDGSLYSYREMADLLVPYLLEMKYTHVEMMPLSEHPYDLSWGYQNTGFYAPTSRYGQPKDLMYLVDTLHQAGIGVLLDWVPAHFAKDAHGLRMFDGTPLYEYADPMLAEKPGWGTLSFDYSKPEIRSFLISNALYWMEMYHFDGLRVDAVTSMLRLDFEKQPGQYRTNDEGGLENKEAVAFLQQLNETVFKYFPYALMMAEESSAWPMVTLPVDEGGLGFNYKWNMGWMNDTLDYMESDFHERPSKHHLLTFPVVYSFAENYVLPLSHDEVVHGKKSLLDKMPGTYEQKFAGMRAFLGYFMTFPGKKLLFMGGDFGQFIEWKDEDQLDWFLLDYDSHRNLHKFERELSNLYLSEKALWELDHSLDGYEWITPDDQDQSVISYVRKGKKPADTLLVLINFQPVKRERYRIGVMRPGMYTEVLNSDHSVYGGSGITNDMQLPTEKIPFHGHPHSLELVLPPLSIVIIKKNTRRKTDESPATITSVSSKTKNKNESNTLKPKRRTKA, from the coding sequence TTGGCCATTCAACCGTTGGCACACCCGGACATATTGCCGGAGCATATTTATTTATTTCATGAAGGTAACCTTCATCACAGTTATCGAATTTTGGGCGCACAGCCTGAGATCTGCGATGGCCGTCAGGGGTATCGCTTTACCGTGTGGGCACCAAATGCCGCAGAAGTAGGATTGGCTCTGGACCGTAATGGATGGAAAGGTGAAAAGGAACCTTTATATAAGATACCCGAATCAGGATTTTGGAGTCGTTTTTTTCCGGAAATTAGTGAAGGAACTTTATACAAGTTCCGTATATTAACGGAAGATGGAACAGAATTGCTCAAAGCCGATCCTTATGCGTTTCATGCGGAGGTTCGACCTCAGACAGCCTCTGTCACCAGTTCAATCGAAGGGTACAAATGGAATGATGGAGCCTGGAGACGCAAACAACGCGGGCTGTATAATAAACCCCTACATATTTATGAAATGCATATGGGAACCTGGAAGCGCAAAGAAGACGGAAGCCTCTACAGTTATCGAGAGATGGCTGATTTGCTTGTTCCTTACTTATTGGAAATGAAATATACCCATGTTGAGATGATGCCTCTTAGTGAGCATCCTTATGATCTTTCGTGGGGATACCAAAACACTGGATTTTACGCGCCAACAAGCCGTTACGGACAGCCCAAAGATCTGATGTATCTGGTGGATACACTACATCAGGCTGGAATTGGAGTTCTGCTGGATTGGGTACCAGCGCATTTTGCCAAAGATGCTCATGGGTTGCGTATGTTTGATGGTACGCCTTTGTATGAGTATGCAGACCCGATGTTAGCAGAGAAGCCAGGCTGGGGTACTCTTAGCTTTGACTACTCGAAACCTGAGATTCGTTCATTTCTGATCTCCAATGCATTATATTGGATGGAGATGTATCATTTTGACGGACTCCGTGTTGATGCGGTTACGAGTATGCTTCGGCTTGATTTTGAGAAGCAGCCAGGCCAATATCGTACCAATGATGAAGGTGGTCTTGAGAACAAGGAAGCTGTAGCTTTTTTGCAGCAGCTGAATGAGACGGTGTTCAAGTATTTCCCTTATGCATTGATGATGGCTGAAGAATCCAGTGCATGGCCAATGGTGACTTTACCTGTAGATGAAGGTGGTCTGGGCTTCAACTACAAATGGAACATGGGCTGGATGAACGATACGCTTGATTACATGGAATCTGATTTTCACGAGCGTCCTTCCAAACATCATTTGCTGACTTTCCCGGTCGTATACTCCTTTGCTGAAAATTATGTGCTACCTCTGTCACATGACGAGGTTGTTCATGGCAAAAAGTCGCTCCTCGACAAGATGCCAGGAACTTATGAACAGAAATTTGCCGGCATGCGTGCTTTTCTGGGCTATTTTATGACTTTCCCAGGGAAAAAGCTGTTGTTTATGGGTGGAGACTTTGGCCAGTTCATCGAATGGAAAGATGAGGATCAACTGGACTGGTTCTTGCTGGATTATGACAGTCACCGCAATTTGCATAAGTTTGAGCGTGAGCTGTCTAACCTGTACTTGAGTGAAAAAGCTTTGTGGGAGCTTGATCATTCCCTAGACGGTTATGAATGGATCACTCCGGATGATCAGGACCAGAGTGTCATTTCATACGTACGCAAAGGAAAAAAACCTGCGGATACACTCCTTGTGCTCATTAACTTTCAGCCGGTCAAGCGGGAGCGTTACCGGATTGGTGTCATGCGTCCCGGTATGTATACCGAAGTACTGAACAGTGACCATTCCGTTTACGGCGGTTCAGGCATTACTAATGATATGCAGCTGCCTACCGAAAAGATTCCTTTTCATGGGCATCCGCATAGTCTCGAATTGGTATTGCCTCCGCTTAGCATCGTGATTATAAAAAAGAACACGCGTCGGAAAACGGATGAATCACCTGCGACTATAACTTCCGTCAGTTCAAAAACGAAGAATAAAAATGAAAGCAATACGCTCAAACCGAAGAGGAGGACAAAGGCATGA
- a CDS encoding glucose-1-phosphate adenylyltransferase: MFNKDCIAMLLAGGEGKRLAPLTSSIAKPAVPFGGHYRIIDFPLSNCVNSGIDTVGVLTQYQAESLHDHIGQGEPWGHGNSSQAGISLLPSYHTGNDEYLGTADAIYKNIDYIDQQNPENVLILSGDHIYHMNYREMLEAHQANNAAATISVMEVPWDEAHRFGIMAADENLRVTEFAEKPAEPKSNLASMGIYMFKWDYLKRHLLEDAANPESSHDFGKDVIPQMLNENNPLFVYNFNGYWKDVGTVKSLWDAHMDLLHNEEDWSLQKENWPMFTRDWRSKPSAYKARHTKIEHVTSMIHDSCAIEGRSERSVIFCGAEVGKGSEVKDSVVMPNARIGRGVHIERAIIGEGAIIKDGAIVKGTADEIVVVGPNEIVSAKPAVRTQPVRMLKEVYEKSGRLRTGELSS; encoded by the coding sequence ATGTTTAATAAAGATTGCATCGCTATGCTGTTGGCGGGAGGAGAAGGGAAGCGATTAGCCCCTTTAACCTCAAGTATCGCAAAACCCGCTGTACCGTTTGGCGGGCACTACCGGATCATCGATTTTCCTCTCAGTAACTGCGTTAATTCAGGAATTGACACTGTAGGTGTACTGACGCAGTACCAAGCGGAATCTTTGCATGATCACATTGGTCAAGGCGAACCATGGGGACATGGTAACTCAAGTCAGGCAGGAATTTCCTTACTTCCATCTTATCATACAGGAAATGACGAATACTTGGGAACGGCGGATGCTATTTATAAAAATATTGACTATATTGATCAGCAAAACCCCGAAAATGTTCTAATTTTGTCGGGTGATCATATTTATCATATGAATTATCGCGAGATGTTGGAGGCTCATCAAGCCAATAATGCAGCAGCAACGATTTCAGTAATGGAAGTTCCATGGGATGAAGCACATCGCTTCGGTATTATGGCTGCTGATGAGAATTTACGTGTAACCGAGTTTGCCGAGAAACCGGCTGAACCAAAAAGTAATCTGGCTTCAATGGGCATTTACATGTTCAAATGGGATTATCTGAAACGCCATCTCTTGGAAGATGCCGCTAACCCTGAATCCAGCCATGACTTCGGTAAAGATGTGATTCCTCAAATGTTGAACGAAAATAATCCCCTCTTTGTCTATAACTTTAATGGTTATTGGAAAGACGTAGGTACGGTTAAGAGCCTTTGGGATGCACATATGGATCTGTTACACAACGAGGAAGACTGGAGTCTGCAAAAAGAAAACTGGCCGATGTTTACTCGCGACTGGCGCTCCAAGCCAAGTGCTTACAAAGCAAGACATACAAAGATCGAACATGTTACTTCCATGATTCACGATTCTTGTGCAATCGAAGGTCGTTCGGAGCGTTCCGTTATCTTCTGCGGTGCAGAAGTGGGTAAAGGCTCTGAGGTTAAAGACAGTGTCGTTATGCCAAACGCACGCATAGGCCGTGGGGTTCACATCGAACGCGCCATCATCGGTGAAGGTGCAATAATCAAGGACGGTGCAATCGTTAAAGGTACGGCGGATGAAATTGTGGTCGTTGGACCTAACGAGATCGTCTCTGCCAAACCGGCTGTCCGTACGCAACCTGTTCGTATGTTGAAAGAAGTATATGAGAAAAGTGGACGCCTGCGCACTGGTGAACTTTCTTCATAA
- a CDS encoding HAMP domain-containing sensor histidine kinase, giving the protein MIKKGITRQIVLHYFFVVFLALLLVEFVFMLAVQRYYYESIYNTISTHISNSKDFFEPIARENTTEDGNNLSRLLVNLALSNTELEILDLNGRVLASSTAFESDRAVLQTSDIMQALNGDMGRWIGRQPGTGESVMAVSHKFDLGGENTYVIRYLTSLEDVNSKLLNMGLLAAAVGVGVLAIVLIISIGMANSIVRPINNITAVSAQMARGRLDVRVKGNYKHELGELASTLNFMAHEIVRSNQIKDDFISSISHELRTPLTSIKGWSETLDSGGYDPEETRIGMGIISKETERLIGLVEEMLDFSKLQQNQMKLVKGTVNIREIVQETMLNVWAKAEQKQVHLKLETDETRAYNVHGDGNRLKQVFLNVVDNAIKFSHENSWIFLSVKEENGQIIAAVQDTGIGISEEHLIKVRDRFFQVNHQNGGTGLGLAITQELVELHEGTITMQSELGSGTTVTVTLPAVSEEMGPEESVTASGDAEVTDEGTASDTKSDLEKS; this is encoded by the coding sequence ATGATTAAAAAAGGCATTACTCGGCAGATCGTACTACATTATTTCTTTGTAGTTTTTCTCGCTCTGCTGTTGGTCGAATTCGTATTTATGTTGGCAGTACAAAGGTATTATTATGAAAGTATCTACAATACGATTAGTACCCACATTTCTAATTCAAAGGACTTTTTCGAGCCAATCGCTCGTGAGAATACTACGGAGGATGGCAATAATCTATCCAGACTCCTTGTGAACTTGGCATTGTCCAATACTGAATTGGAAATTTTGGATCTGAACGGGCGCGTATTGGCGAGTTCGACTGCTTTTGAATCTGACCGTGCTGTGCTGCAAACCAGTGATATTATGCAGGCTCTGAATGGGGATATGGGACGCTGGATTGGAAGACAACCAGGTACTGGAGAATCCGTCATGGCCGTTTCACACAAGTTTGATCTGGGCGGCGAAAATACTTATGTTATTCGATATCTGACTTCACTCGAAGATGTGAATTCAAAGCTGTTGAATATGGGACTACTCGCCGCTGCGGTCGGTGTTGGCGTGCTTGCTATAGTGTTGATCATCAGCATTGGTATGGCAAATTCCATTGTACGTCCAATTAACAACATCACCGCAGTATCTGCCCAAATGGCCAGAGGGCGGCTGGATGTCAGGGTTAAGGGAAATTATAAGCACGAACTGGGCGAATTGGCATCAACACTTAACTTCATGGCACATGAAATCGTGCGCAGTAATCAGATCAAGGATGATTTTATCTCCTCGATCTCACATGAATTAAGAACACCTTTGACCAGTATTAAGGGCTGGAGCGAGACACTGGACTCAGGCGGTTATGATCCGGAAGAAACTCGTATCGGTATGGGTATTATCTCCAAGGAAACCGAACGACTGATTGGACTTGTTGAAGAGATGCTGGATTTCTCCAAATTGCAGCAGAATCAGATGAAGCTGGTCAAAGGAACGGTCAACATTCGTGAAATTGTACAGGAAACGATGTTGAATGTCTGGGCCAAAGCGGAACAAAAACAGGTCCATCTCAAATTGGAAACGGACGAGACGCGTGCTTATAATGTCCATGGAGACGGCAATAGACTGAAACAAGTTTTCTTAAACGTTGTGGATAATGCGATCAAATTTTCACATGAGAATTCCTGGATCTTCTTGTCGGTCAAAGAGGAGAATGGTCAGATCATTGCAGCTGTTCAGGATACCGGTATCGGAATTAGTGAAGAACACCTAATCAAAGTACGGGACCGCTTCTTCCAGGTTAATCATCAAAATGGGGGAACGGGACTGGGTCTTGCGATTACGCAAGAATTGGTAGAACTGCATGAGGGAACGATCACGATGCAGAGTGAACTTGGATCTGGTACAACCGTTACGGTTACATTACCGGCTGTGTCTGAGGAGATGGGTCCAGAAGAATCTGTAACCGCGTCTGGTGATGCTGAAGTCACAGATGAGGGAACAGCAAGTGATACAAAATCGGATCTAGAAAAGTCTTAA
- a CDS encoding response regulator transcription factor, which yields MSKVLILEDEESIRSFIVINLKRNGFEVLEAGDGHEALRILQTVPDIDLALLDVMVPGIDGFEVCRRIRETNERLGIIFLTAKVQEQDKVYALSVGADDHVSKPFSPTELIARIQSLLRRVNVHRETAAKVTFQSGPFSLDLISKQFKKQNEAIELTPTEFSLIQFFLEKENTPLSRDVLLDHVWGKEYMGDPKIVDVNIRRLRQKIENNPSEPEYLQTVWGHGYKWKGREQ from the coding sequence ATGAGTAAAGTACTTATTCTTGAGGATGAAGAATCCATCCGCAGTTTTATAGTGATTAATTTAAAGAGAAACGGATTCGAAGTGCTTGAAGCGGGTGATGGCCATGAAGCACTCCGCATACTTCAGACAGTACCGGATATTGATCTGGCTCTGCTGGATGTTATGGTACCAGGTATTGATGGATTTGAGGTCTGTCGACGCATCCGTGAAACCAATGAACGTCTGGGCATCATCTTTTTGACCGCGAAAGTTCAGGAACAGGATAAAGTGTATGCTCTCTCCGTTGGTGCAGATGATCACGTCAGCAAGCCTTTCAGCCCAACAGAGTTGATTGCACGTATTCAGTCATTGTTACGCCGGGTGAACGTGCATCGGGAAACTGCGGCAAAGGTTACGTTCCAGTCCGGGCCATTTTCACTGGACCTGATCTCGAAGCAATTCAAGAAACAGAATGAAGCCATTGAATTGACTCCAACGGAGTTTTCCTTGATTCAGTTTTTCCTGGAAAAAGAAAATACACCGCTCAGCCGCGATGTATTGTTAGATCATGTGTGGGGAAAAGAGTACATGGGTGATCCCAAAATTGTGGATGTCAACATTCGTCGTCTGCGTCAGAAAATTGAGAACAATCCTTCCGAGCCCGAATACCTGCAAACTGTATGGGGTCACGGGTACAAATGGAAGGGCCGGGAGCAATGA
- a CDS encoding ATP-binding cassette domain-containing protein, giving the protein MIRVENLSKSVGVDRVPVLRDIRFDMQQGEMIAVVGSSGSGKSMLLKCLAMMEKWDSGRFTVDGAEILKEGWSGKRKIKREWAYLEQNPELFPRRTALKNVLIGRSGQTPVWRMVTGMVRSDDYMGAMDYLEGLGLLDKAHQIAEKLSGGEKQRVAIARALAHGAKVVLADEPVIGLDPHTADSVLETLRKLCEEERATVIAVLPIELAEKHATRIWGLAEGKIAFDIRGRRLTQQEKNQI; this is encoded by the coding sequence ATGATCAGAGTAGAGAACTTGAGTAAATCCGTTGGCGTGGACCGCGTTCCCGTTCTGCGGGATATTCGATTTGATATGCAACAGGGTGAAATGATTGCTGTAGTTGGCTCAAGCGGTAGCGGTAAAAGCATGTTGCTTAAATGTTTGGCCATGATGGAAAAATGGGATTCCGGCCGGTTTACGGTGGATGGTGCCGAGATTTTGAAAGAAGGCTGGTCCGGAAAACGGAAAATCAAACGGGAATGGGCATACTTGGAACAAAATCCAGAATTATTTCCTAGACGTACGGCTCTTAAAAATGTGTTAATCGGACGATCGGGTCAGACTCCCGTATGGAGAATGGTAACCGGTATGGTACGTTCCGATGATTATATGGGTGCTATGGATTATCTCGAAGGATTGGGATTACTTGATAAAGCACATCAAATAGCAGAGAAGCTCAGTGGTGGCGAGAAGCAGCGTGTTGCTATTGCAAGAGCACTTGCTCATGGTGCCAAAGTCGTTTTGGCCGATGAACCAGTGATTGGTCTTGACCCTCACACAGCAGATTCGGTGCTGGAAACGCTGCGCAAATTATGTGAAGAAGAACGTGCAACAGTCATTGCAGTACTGCCTATTGAACTTGCTGAAAAACATGCCACACGGATCTGGGGATTGGCAGAAGGCAAGATTGCTTTTGATATTCGTGGACGAAGACTGACACAGCAAGAAAAAAACCAGATTTAA
- a CDS encoding MFS transporter, whose product MSSITRPKLSHSTANYLILITVIVVAGISQGLLLPVLSIFLEQKGVSPGLNGLNAAALYIGSFAMTLVAERLLGALGFKKLIVGGLILVMVPLVLFPYLPDIKIWFILRLIVGIGDSALHYAAQLWVLLVTAPEKRGRYISLYGMSYGLGFSIGPLGIKLLGFGDAVPFWVLFVCMAAVLILVLMKLPNTKPEKAEHGQLPERRFRRSLAWAWYALLPALLYGYMEAGMNSNFPVYGLRIGFDTDQISSLLPFIGIGGLFLQLPLGILSDRYGRKKILMFAGISGGIIFMLVPVAGTHFWWTLVLLTIAGGLVGSFFSLGLAYAADILPKVLLPAANVVASFHFTIGSIIGPNLGGQMINWISPGSMFTLLGILYLLFGVAGILFRRKPEFESVLK is encoded by the coding sequence GTGTCATCGATTACTCGTCCCAAACTATCACACTCGACAGCCAACTATCTCATTTTGATTACGGTTATTGTGGTAGCTGGAATTAGTCAGGGGCTTTTGCTGCCTGTGCTTTCGATTTTTTTGGAGCAAAAAGGGGTTTCACCAGGTTTGAACGGATTAAACGCCGCCGCGTTGTACATTGGCTCCTTTGCCATGACTCTAGTTGCGGAACGACTATTAGGGGCACTCGGGTTCAAAAAACTGATTGTGGGTGGCCTGATATTGGTCATGGTCCCTTTAGTACTATTTCCGTATTTACCAGATATTAAAATATGGTTCATATTGCGCCTGATCGTTGGAATAGGAGACAGCGCACTGCATTACGCGGCTCAGCTCTGGGTACTGCTTGTTACGGCACCTGAGAAACGTGGGCGCTACATATCACTATATGGCATGTCCTACGGGCTGGGATTCAGTATTGGTCCGCTGGGAATTAAGCTGCTTGGCTTCGGTGATGCTGTCCCTTTCTGGGTATTGTTCGTATGTATGGCAGCAGTACTTATACTGGTATTAATGAAGCTTCCGAATACGAAGCCGGAAAAAGCAGAGCATGGCCAGCTCCCTGAACGGCGCTTCCGTCGCAGTCTGGCATGGGCCTGGTATGCATTGTTACCAGCACTTTTATACGGATATATGGAGGCCGGTATGAATAGCAACTTCCCCGTGTATGGCCTGCGTATTGGATTCGATACCGATCAGATTTCATCCTTGCTTCCATTTATCGGGATTGGAGGTTTGTTCCTTCAATTGCCTCTTGGGATATTGAGTGACCGATACGGGCGTAAAAAGATATTGATGTTTGCGGGCATCAGCGGGGGAATCATCTTCATGCTGGTTCCAGTCGCAGGTACGCATTTCTGGTGGACGCTTGTATTGTTAACCATCGCAGGTGGCCTGGTCGGCTCCTTTTTCTCATTGGGCCTGGCCTATGCCGCAGACATTTTGCCTAAGGTGTTACTGCCTGCAGCCAACGTTGTGGCATCCTTTCATTTCACGATTGGAAGTATTATTGGACCGAATCTGGGTGGTCAGATGATCAACTGGATTTCACCCGGAAGCATGTTCACCTTGCTCGGAATTCTGTACCTTCTTTTCGGCGTGGCAGGTATATTATTTCGTCGTAAACCTGAGTTCGAATCTGTGTTAAAATAG